Below is a window of Sus scrofa isolate TJ Tabasco breed Duroc chromosome 10, Sscrofa11.1, whole genome shotgun sequence DNA.
ttgggagccctgggatgcaggttcgatatgCAGTGGGCAcagctggtgttgccacagccagatccagaGCCTCGGCCCCAGGCTTCACCGCAGGGCCGGCGGCTGGGCTTCGGCGGCCAGAGGGTGACAGGCCTGAGCCCCAAGCACGCGAACGCAGGAGAGGCAAGACCCGGCCGGCTCTGTCCCTGCCCCCCAAGGCCGCCTTGGACCTGGCGGCGGCGGCCGGACACGAGCCGGGTGGTCTCCTGGGGCAAGACAGACCTTCTCAGGCTGAGGGCCCAAGCAAGGCCCAGCACCAGCCGCCTCCGCGTCAGGAAGGACGGAGCGGACCAAGGCAGGCCCACCGCCTGCCTGGCGGGCACCGAAGGCTTCGCTGGGGTTTCCCGGACACAGGAAGGGAGGGACGCGGGTCCGGGGAGGGCCAGGGGTTCGGAGCCCACAGCTGAGGTCCCGCCCGCAGAGAGCCGCCGGGAGGCCCAAGGGCTGCGAGGGTGGGCCTGGGAGGCGGCCGGAGGAGTCGGCCCAGGCGGAAACAGGCTCTGGGCATCCCCCCCACACACGCCCCCCCAACACgccccttccctcacccccacAAGGGGCAGTGACGGAGAGCTCTGTCACTCGGAGAGGACCGAAGCCGGCCTCCAAACAGCTCCATTTCACCGGGACCAAACTTTCCCGGAAGCAGACCCGGGCACCCCTCTGTCTGTCGCCGCACTACTCACCAGAGCCAAGATCTGGAAGCCACCTAAAGGTCCACTGACAGGTGAGTGCACTTCGAAGACCCGGGGACATCTATGATAATAAATAAGCTGTGACCTATTTCtaggctgtggctgggatctgatccctggccggatccctggcccgggagctacatatgctgaggggcggccaaaaatacataaaataaaataaaatataaaatataaattaaattaaaattaaaatacctgagaagataacacaaaaaagacaacagcGGGAAACAGAGGAAACCGGGAacgcggcgggggggggggtggggggctgtttGCAAAATTAAAAGCTGCACTGTTAGGTCCCTGAGAGTGGGCTAAGGGACATATTCTGAGGCTACATGTGCATTCTGAACTAAAGAGGCAGGGATAATGGCAATAAAGGCAAAGGCATTGACTGACCTCACTGCCTTCACAGAACGAGGCGCTCTCGGGGACTCGAACACGGAGGCAATCAGCCCCTGGGCTTCCGCAAATGGACTCTGCGGTAGGTTGGTCAGAGACACGCCCCTTCTCCACTTAGCCcctcccattcccccccccccccccgccactgcaCTTTTCGTTCTCAGACCCTGAAACTTCTGCCACGTTGCCGTTTCAATGTAaaatcattttggagttcctgttgtggctcagcggtagctaATTCAactagaatccctgaggatgcgggttccatccctggccttgctcagtgggttagggatccacgTTGCgaaaactgtggtgtaggttgcagatgtggctaggctccagcgttgttgtggctgtggcgtaggccaggggctatagctctgattcggcccctagcctgggaacatccacatgtccagggtgcagccctaaaaaaaaagaaaagaaaaaagaaaaaaaattagaactgagaaattttattttattttatttattattattatttttttatattttgcacttttatttattttttttaattttattttcccactgtacagcaagggggtcaggttatccttacatgtatacattacaattacagtttttcccccaccatttcttctgttgcaacatgagtatctagacatagttctcaatgctattcagcgggatctccttgtaaatctattctaggttgtgagaactgagaaattttaaacatgtattactaccttttaaaaataacaaaagtattCTAgttaatataaatgtttatgaaaatcactattttaaaacaagaaaatggaaaaatggcaatattttacatttttgcaaatctctagTGTCTGGATTCATAGAAAATAGCTGAATCCTCAGATATGGTTCTGCCTTCGATCCATTTTGCTGTCATACTTTACATAGCCTCTGGAAAACACCACCCTTGTACCAGAGAACAATAGTGAACAAGGTGACAATATCTTGAATCATTATGAACATAGTTTGATCTTGTGTACCTCCCTGAAGGCAATCTCTAGGGCTCTGGGGACAACACTTTTAGAGCAGAAGGGCTTGACTATATTGTGAGTCTCACtaataagcaataaaaaaaaaatggactccaGAACGTTCATtcaattaattcattcaacaaacatttatttggcACATAATTAGATGCCAGAAACTACTCTAGACACAAAAGGCATAacgaacaaaacagaaaaataagtccTTGCCTTCATGAAGCTTCCTTTTCTTTAGGGAAGACTAGCCAGTGGAAAAATAAAgtagtaaaatatataatatataggaGGGCAGTAAGTGATATGAAGAAAAACAGTGCAAAGAGGTATAGGGAATGTGGGAAGGATTTGCAAATTTCAATTTATGTACACGGATTAAGAAGGCAGCATTCAAGCAAAGACCTGAAGGACTGAAGGAGCCCTTTGGCTATCCGATGAAAGCTTTTccaggtatttaaaaaattaattccttaatttattttaaattttattcatatatattctttaataaatatctattgtaTCTGGCAGTAGCTGCAACTataagaagatacaaataagtttttatttagtGCCTGTCACCTACCAGGCACTTTGCTAGTTACCATACATGAGGTTTGATACCTTCactaagatttttaatttaagacAAAACATGTACACACAATTCCGGTAGCTACGGTGTAGTAGTTCTTATGAGTAATAGTTGGTTTGAAGTTGCACCACCAGAGGTCTGCATGCACCTGATCTACCTGAGGTTTATGTCTCTCTTTGAAGATGAACTGAGGTGCGAAGGGTACTTGTCAATTTAACAGAGAGTAAGACAGGAAATTAATATCCAATCACACCTTTTTCAAAGCACTTCAGTTTACAAAGTGCCATCACAAATTAACTCCTtgaatcttcacaacaatcctaAGAAGCTGGTATTATTCTAAGAAGTATTATTGCCGCTGACTGGGAAACAAGCTCACAAGCCTACATAatataaatcagttatacagTAGTTTGGACCTAAAATTAAGGTAATCTGCCTTCAAGCACAAGACTTTTCGCACTGCACTGCAGCTGTTGGGAGCAGCTGCTGATATGAAAAGGCACTATGCTCCCCTGACCTGAGTTCTTTTCTAAGTAGCCAGACCACAGGGTGAGGGTTAAGCTAAGACCGGGGAAGAGGGATAGCTTGCGAAGCGGCTGAAATCACACCCGGCTCTTTCCTTCTGCGCTTGCGCAAGGGAGGGCCTAGCCTAGCAAAGACGCCTGGGACTTTGGGTTTGCGCAGGCGCAGAGCTACGTCCAAGCGGAACTGGGGCGTCCCGGGCTCCTGCAACCTGAACACCCGGTGTGAAAGGAAGGTGACAGCAGGGAGGCGGGGCTGGGTGCTGCTCCTGCCCCTCGCCGAGTTGAGAGAGGCGGACCGGGAGCGGAGCAGGGTCGGGATGGAGCGTCAGGATGGACGAGGACGTGCTGACCACCCTGAAGATCCTCACCATCGGCGAGAGTGGCGTGGGCAAACCCAGGTGAGGCGGGTCTGCGGCCGTGGCGAGGGCGGCGGGACTCTTTctgcttgggtcgctgctgtctGCTGCGCCGCGGCAGGAACGGTAAACGGCGGCGGCCGGGCTGGGCTGCCTGGGCTCGCGCCTGCGGCCTTGCTCCCCGCACCCCCGCGCCCGCCGGGTCTGCGGCCTCCGCTAGTCCGGCTTCTGGGTCACTTCCCCTCCTGTACACTCAGAACAAAGCAATTCCGATGGCGCCACTCTGCTGGTGGGTGTGGGCCCGAGCCCGGCCGAGGCCGAGGCCTCGCGCGGCCCGTCCGGGATCAGGCTGCCTGGCACCCGGTGAGTGGAGAGTTGTCAGTAAACCACGGTGGGATTTCTGTTGGGCTTTCTCTGAGTACTTAGTGTTCCATACAGGAAGTTTCGTGATGCCCTAGGTCACATTCCTGGCCTATTTTGGTACACCCcacagccagatttttttttaatgggtcaGCTGTGAAAGAACTCATCGGTATTCTGACTATTGAATATTTCACTTTAGGCTAAGATGGTAGAGCATACATAAGCTGTGGCCTACTTCTGAAAATCGAGTGTACTTGTTATTTCTCATTCTGCCACATCACCTAGAGATAAAACAACACAtgaatgtgtgttttctttctcggCCCATTCATGGGGGAAAATAATATTGGCTCTAGTTAGAGGTGAGTTGGAACAGTTCTCCAGGTGAAGTTAAAATCCTTGCCATCTGATTAGGAGTAAGTTGTATCCTAGGCAGCTTTGATCTTTATCCAAATTCCAGGAGCTGTAAGCTATTTCGTATTTTAGCTATACCTCCGGATAAACTTATCTTTCAAATCACTTTGTAACGTTTTACTTTCTTAGATATTTGAGAATTTGAAATCTTTTTCTGTAATACATTCTGAacctttatgtatttttaaagcatgGACAATacattttcattctcatttaatGTACACAGTATTAGAGTGAGGGATTTgtacataaaaaggaataaattaatgaaaggcTGTGGGCTAACAAAATAGTAtgatttgtgtatatgtgtgtgtattaactAACAGGCTGAATAATATCATTTTCATGATCTCCATGTATTGTATCTGAGGATTAAAAAGTTAGGTAATAAATAAACATGGTCTTTATAGGAATTCCATGGCCTTGTGaccttttttcttcttgagaTGTGACCCTCCTTTAAGTCATATGAAATTACTGATTGTGAAGTTAAGAATggttgaatgggagttcccgtcgtggcgcagtggttaacgaattcaactaggaaccatgaggttgcgggtttggtccctgcccttgctcagtgggttaagaatccggcgttgccgtgagctgtggtgtaggttgcagatgcggctcggatcccgcgttgctgtggctctggcgtaggccggtggctacagctccgattcaacccctagcctgggaacctccatatgccgcgggagcggcccaagaaatagcaacaacaacaacaaaaagacaaaagacaaaaaaaaaaaaaaaaagaatggttgaaTGTCATTTCATGTGGTTCACCCCAAAATGTGGTTGGTTGGCACATTTTCTAGATGGATTGGATTCGTGAATGGGTGATCAGTGAAAGGTTAACTGGAGGTACAGTGTTTACATAATTCCCCATCTCCCTCTGTTAAGTGGATTTGTTGGTTTCCATGGTTCCCTCCTCTCAAACAAACTTACTTGGATCTAATCTGCTCCATACTTTTTCTCAGAATTTAGTGGTGAATTATTATTATGAATTGCTCATGCAAAATTTTAATACCATTACCTCTTTCAAAAAAGGGTTGCATTTAGGGAGAAAGTTGGCCTATTTTTCTAGGTAGGTGTATATTATTGATATGTGTGATAGGCTATGGAAAAACAACCTTAAACACTTACCTTTCTGGATAAGGTTAGAAGCCTGTGCTTTTTAAGGCAAGTTAATacgaaaatgaaaacatttgttatAGATATAATCTTACAGTGTTGATCTAAcctattgtttctatttctttattgatcTAGACTTAGTGGAAGTGAGATAACACTTGTGTTGTTGAAAAATCATTGCGCAACAAAGGATATCCTAACTAATTCAAGTCAGTGGgttatttttcaagtttatttcgTACTTGGAGTGTTAATGAGCATGTGTGAGAACAGCCAGGAGATCAGAATTATGAAATGTGGTGCTGCTACTTGTGTGACCTTGTGTGTGACACTGAACACTCTaggccttcatttcctcatttgaaaagtGAGGTTCAAGTGGAAATCTCTCAGCCCCTGTCTAGTGTTAAACGGGTAAGAGTCTTTGATTCTGTGGCTAGCCAAGTAAAGAAGTAGCATGGTGTTTCAGAAACTTGAAGGGATTATAGAGACCTTCTGTTACCCAAATTGCTGTCCCTCCTATGCCCCTTATGTTCCCATCCTTTTTGGCCAgtttcatttgtaaattaagCAATGAGGATTCATCGTAATGACACTGATGAGTTATAAATTTGGTCTCCTCCAAGTGGCATGGTGGTAGTTTCTCCCTCCATCCATTGCTCTGCATGGAGAATATTTTGCTcttttaagtttgaaaatatgAAAGCTTAAACATACATCCATTAGACCAGTGGTTCTTAAGTCATTTTCAGGTTGTGGATTCCTTTCAAAATCTAATAGAGAAATAGACTCCCTGCCTAGAAGAATGTAGATGTAGAATTTAGACTAGATTTCCAGCTAACAGTGAACCGCTGGCTAAGATCTGCTGCCTTATACCCAGAGCCTGTATTAAAATTtgttcctttctggagttcccgtcgtgggtcagtggctaacgaatccgactaggaaccatgaggttgtgggttcgatccctggccttgctcagtgggttaaggatctggcgttgccatgagctgtgatgtaggttgcagacgtggctcggatgccgcgttgctgtggctctggtgtagcctggcagctacagctccaattagacccctagcctgggaacctccatatgctgagggtgcggccctagaagaggcaaaaagacaaaaagaaaataataataaaataaaatttgttcctTTCTGTCAGACCAATTTCCTTGCCTTTCCCGACAAAATACCATTAATGACAAGCAATGTTGTAAGGATTAGCAATTATGTAAGAAAACCCTTGGCCCACTGGCATGTTGTTGATGTTGAATAAGTGATAGCCCGTACCATTggtattatttacattattattattatgctattATTACTACCACAGTTTCGTAATAGTATTTTCTCTGGTGACCAAGTATAGATACATGCCTTTTCTAGGattgcgtcctcatgtatactagttgggttccttaaccggtgagccacaaagggaactccctgccttcaCTCTTCACCATGTCACTTCGAGCCGCACAGTTTGCAggtttggctcagatcccacattgctgtggctgttgtgtaggccggcagctacagctccaattagacccctagcctgggaacctccatgtgctgcgggtgtagccctagaaaagacaaaatgaatgaataaataaataaataaataaataaataaataaagtgtgacCTGTTGCTAATATCATTCTCTCAGGGGGATGGAccaatacagttttaaaaaacccacacaatTCTTTTCACACTGGGAAATTGAGCAGGGAGCATGGGaaatatattttctagaaatCTACTTTGCTCTTGGgattttttaattgcctttccAAAAATACCTGCACTGGGGCAGTATTTCTGGGAGCAGACTGCATCAGCTTTTCCTATCTGCATCTAACTTGTgacaaaaatataacaatatgAACATTTACCAAATGAttagaaagaaaagccaaattcctaatctgtctttttaaatctcttttagcCTGCTCTTGAGGTTCACAGATGATACTTTTGATCTAGAACTTGCAGCAACAATAGGTAAGCCTGTgtttaaaaattcagtagaaaTGCCAAGTATTTTCTTGC
It encodes the following:
- the LOC102161970 gene encoding uncharacterized protein LOC102161970 — encoded protein: MERQDGRGRADHPEDPHHRREWRGQTQVRRVCGRGEGGGTLSAWVAAVCCAAAGTVNGGGRAGLPGLAPAALLPAPPRPPGLRPPLVRLLGHFPSCTLRTKQFRWRHSAGGCGPEPGRGRGLARPVRDQAAWHPVSGELSVNHGGISVGLSLST